From the genome of Vibrio porteresiae DSM 19223, one region includes:
- a CDS encoding LysR family transcriptional regulator, which translates to MNWTDDVVGLRVFEKMVSLGSMTAAASELGMSLAAASKRLAKFEERAGVQLIHRSTRQMSVSEEGMMLYQYARKILDEMHRAQEAMLEKQERVAGTIRMTAPKSFGQRRLLPIFTEFCQCYPQLKFELDFSDEVKDLLGDDLDLAIRYGVLPDSRLIARQLLPNRRVLCASPSYLEQYGELHSLKELAAHRCITMGISADTFWQFDHDRIAVHGHFLCSDGEISHQLALQGLGIALKSYWDVAEDLLQGRLVQILPQVATASAPISVIYPKHREQSPRMRLFIDYLLEKMEELQQTVLKDLEQKQGQTES; encoded by the coding sequence ATGAATTGGACCGATGATGTGGTGGGTTTACGCGTATTTGAAAAGATGGTGTCGCTGGGTAGCATGACGGCCGCGGCTTCGGAGTTGGGCATGTCGCTTGCGGCAGCCTCGAAGCGTTTGGCCAAATTTGAAGAGCGCGCTGGCGTGCAATTGATTCATCGCAGCACGCGGCAGATGTCGGTTAGCGAAGAGGGAATGATGCTGTACCAATATGCGCGCAAGATATTGGATGAGATGCATCGCGCGCAAGAGGCCATGCTGGAAAAACAAGAACGCGTGGCGGGAACGATTCGTATGACCGCGCCCAAAAGCTTTGGTCAGCGCCGACTGTTACCTATTTTTACCGAGTTTTGCCAGTGTTATCCGCAGCTCAAATTTGAGTTGGATTTTAGCGATGAGGTGAAAGATCTGCTGGGCGACGATTTGGATTTGGCGATTCGCTATGGCGTGTTGCCAGACTCGCGTTTGATTGCCCGTCAGCTGTTGCCGAATCGGCGCGTGTTGTGTGCTTCTCCAAGTTATCTTGAGCAGTATGGCGAACTGCACTCGCTAAAAGAGTTGGCGGCGCATCGCTGCATTACCATGGGGATTTCCGCGGATACCTTTTGGCAGTTCGATCATGACCGAATTGCTGTGCACGGGCACTTCTTATGCAGTGATGGGGAAATCAGTCATCAATTGGCACTGCAAGGCTTGGGGATTGCTCTGAAATCCTATTGGGATGTGGCAGAAGATTTACTGCAAGGCCGGTTGGTGCAAATTCTGCCCCAAGTAGCAACTGCTTCGGCGCCGATCAGTGTGATTTATCCTAAACATCGTGAGCAATCACCGCGCATGCGGCTGTTTATCGATTATTTGTTAGAAAAAATGGAAGAGCTGCAGCAAACGGTACTCAAAGATTTAGAACAAAAACAAGGCCAAACAGAGAGTTAA
- a CDS encoding SDR family NAD(P)-dependent oxidoreductase: MKISFTGKTALVTASTGGIGYAIAKLLGESGAQVIINGRSEESVHRALDRLHTDVPAMHVKGIAADLGSDAGCQRLIDAAGHVDVLVNNAGIYGPLDFFETSDATWEQYWQTNVMSGVRLSRAFLPAMQQQGWGRVVFISSESSRNIPADMIHYGVSKTAQLSLSRGLAKRFAGTGVTVNSVLPGPTLSDGFRDMVKEEVERTGLSAEEIAKKFIKANRPSSILQRAATVEEVANMVVYVCSEQASATSGAALRVDGGVVDDIL; this comes from the coding sequence ATGAAGATTAGCTTTACTGGAAAAACGGCGCTTGTGACCGCATCAACGGGTGGTATAGGTTATGCGATTGCTAAGTTATTGGGTGAAAGTGGTGCTCAAGTGATCATCAATGGCCGCTCAGAAGAGAGCGTCCATCGTGCACTGGATCGTCTCCACACCGACGTTCCCGCTATGCATGTGAAAGGTATCGCCGCCGATTTGGGTAGCGATGCAGGTTGCCAGCGCCTAATTGATGCAGCAGGTCATGTCGATGTATTGGTTAACAATGCTGGCATCTACGGTCCTTTAGATTTCTTTGAAACCAGCGATGCAACGTGGGAACAATATTGGCAAACCAACGTGATGTCCGGAGTACGTCTTTCCCGCGCCTTCTTACCCGCCATGCAACAACAAGGCTGGGGGCGTGTGGTGTTCATCTCATCCGAATCCTCACGCAACATTCCTGCCGACATGATTCATTACGGCGTGTCTAAAACCGCGCAGCTCTCCTTATCTCGTGGCCTGGCGAAACGCTTTGCCGGCACCGGAGTGACCGTCAACAGTGTCTTACCAGGACCAACGCTATCGGATGGATTTCGTGACATGGTGAAAGAAGAGGTGGAAAGAACCGGCTTAAGCGCCGAAGAGATCGCGAAAAAGTTCATCAAAGCCAACCGACCAAGCTCCATTTTGCAGCGCGCAGCCACCGTTGAAGAGGTCGCCAACATGGTGGTGTACGTTTGCTCTGAACAAGCATCCGCAACCAGTGGTGCTGCTTTACGTGTCGATGGTGGTGTGGTTGACGACATTTTGTAA
- a CDS encoding aldo/keto reductase translates to MKQVTLGTTGFDIVPLVFGGNVFGWTIDEKTSFDILDTFVGLGFNAIDTADVYSAWAPGNKGGESETIIGNWLAARPGMRDKVKLFTKVGSDLGQPGKKGLSKKWIMQAVDESLARLKTDHIDLYFSHWPDEETPYEETLSAYQALLKQGKILSIGASNLNAAQLGKSIAAAKAHHLPAYQVLQPEYNLFDRDGFNSELQALCLKENIGVVTYYSLASGFLSGKYRTKDDLSKSARGEGIAKYLNAKGERILTALDHIAEQHNSEPAQVALAWLIAEKAVTAPIASATKRTHVENFRKAIDLSLTAQELALLTEAGKA, encoded by the coding sequence ATGAAACAAGTAACATTAGGTACAACCGGTTTTGATATTGTGCCTTTGGTGTTCGGTGGCAACGTGTTTGGTTGGACCATCGATGAAAAAACCAGTTTTGATATTTTAGATACCTTTGTTGGGCTTGGCTTTAACGCCATCGATACAGCGGATGTTTACTCTGCATGGGCTCCCGGCAATAAAGGCGGTGAATCCGAAACCATCATTGGCAACTGGCTCGCAGCGCGTCCCGGAATGCGCGACAAGGTGAAACTCTTTACCAAAGTGGGCTCCGATTTAGGTCAACCGGGCAAAAAAGGCTTATCCAAAAAATGGATCATGCAAGCGGTCGATGAGTCACTTGCTCGCCTTAAAACTGACCACATCGATCTCTATTTTTCTCACTGGCCTGATGAAGAAACCCCATACGAAGAGACCTTAAGCGCGTATCAAGCGCTGTTAAAACAGGGCAAAATTCTCTCCATTGGCGCATCAAACCTCAACGCCGCTCAACTAGGTAAATCAATTGCTGCAGCCAAAGCACATCACCTACCCGCTTACCAAGTGCTGCAACCAGAATACAACCTATTTGACCGCGATGGTTTTAATAGCGAACTTCAAGCCCTGTGCCTCAAAGAAAACATCGGTGTAGTGACTTACTACAGCTTGGCATCTGGCTTCTTGTCCGGCAAATACCGCACTAAAGATGATCTAAGTAAAAGTGCCCGCGGTGAAGGTATTGCAAAATACCTCAACGCCAAAGGCGAACGCATTCTTACCGCACTAGATCACATTGCAGAACAGCACAACTCAGAACCCGCGCAAGTGGCACTGGCTTGGCTTATTGCAGAAAAAGCGGTGACCGCCCCAATCGCCAGCGCAACCAAACGTACTCATGTTGAAAACTTCCGTAAAGCGATCGATCTCTCGCTCACTGCGCAAGAATTAGCCCTCTTAACTGAGGCAGGAAAAGCCTAA
- a CDS encoding DHA2 family efflux MFS transporter permease subunit, producing the protein MFKLDRRTATSLLVAGTMFMEILDSTVITTALPVMAKDFHTAAAHLSLGVSAYLVALTIFIPISGWAADKFGPKRIFSLAIIIFTLSSLLCAACSNLTEFTLARILQGLGGAMMVPVGRLVVLRHTPKHRLVQAIAILTWPALFAPLLGPVLGGWIATQWSWHWIFILNLPLGLIALMVAWHIVEDHHEPVQRFDTIGFILSGLGFGIVMAGLEASSRDDVALSLSLTLLVVGVVLLGFTAWYLQRSSHPLFNLAPLSINTFRLSIVGGSLFRIAINTAPFLLPLMFQIGMGYSPVQSGALLLWLFAGNLCMKPLTTRIMYQFGFKRVLIVNGLMVAAGFVAMAQMTAQTSYLTIAIILFISGINRSMHFTAINTVSFADMPQQQMRDANTLQAVFLQMNVGTGIALGALFLTIACQWHGRSAIEPMTADFRLALLFTAALSLVAIIDCFTLPSDAGSAVLAKKKQQCQS; encoded by the coding sequence ATGTTCAAACTGGACCGTCGTACCGCCACCTCCCTTTTGGTGGCGGGTACCATGTTTATGGAAATTCTCGATTCCACAGTCATCACCACGGCCTTGCCGGTGATGGCAAAAGATTTTCATACTGCAGCTGCACACCTCTCATTGGGGGTCTCCGCCTACTTAGTTGCGTTGACCATCTTTATTCCCATTAGTGGTTGGGCGGCCGATAAGTTCGGTCCCAAACGCATTTTTAGCTTAGCCATTATTATCTTTACCCTGTCGTCCCTTCTCTGTGCCGCCTGCAGTAACCTGACTGAATTTACCTTAGCGCGAATTTTGCAAGGATTAGGCGGCGCGATGATGGTTCCTGTGGGTCGCTTAGTGGTGCTGCGCCATACCCCCAAACATCGTTTGGTGCAGGCCATCGCCATTCTCACTTGGCCTGCCCTGTTCGCCCCACTGCTTGGCCCAGTGCTGGGGGGTTGGATTGCTACGCAATGGAGCTGGCACTGGATTTTTATTTTAAATCTCCCCCTTGGTCTCATCGCTCTAATGGTGGCATGGCACATCGTCGAAGATCATCATGAACCAGTACAACGCTTTGATACGATAGGTTTTATTCTCAGTGGCTTAGGTTTTGGTATCGTGATGGCAGGCCTTGAAGCCAGCAGTCGTGACGATGTCGCACTGAGTTTGTCACTGACCTTGTTGGTCGTTGGCGTGGTGTTACTGGGCTTTACCGCTTGGTACTTACAGCGCAGCTCACATCCCCTATTTAACCTTGCGCCGTTATCCATCAACACCTTCCGTCTGTCGATTGTCGGTGGGTCGCTGTTTCGTATCGCCATCAACACCGCGCCATTTCTGTTGCCATTGATGTTTCAAATTGGCATGGGTTATAGCCCTGTGCAATCGGGGGCGCTGTTACTGTGGCTCTTTGCTGGCAACCTATGCATGAAACCATTGACCACTCGCATCATGTATCAATTTGGTTTTAAACGAGTATTGATCGTCAATGGCTTAATGGTCGCCGCAGGGTTTGTCGCGATGGCGCAAATGACCGCGCAAACCTCCTATCTCACCATCGCTATCATTCTGTTTATTAGTGGCATTAATCGCTCGATGCACTTTACCGCAATCAATACCGTGAGTTTTGCCGATATGCCACAACAGCAAATGCGCGATGCCAACACCTTGCAAGCGGTATTTTTACAAATGAATGTCGGGACAGGGATTGCCTTGGGCGCTCTGTTTCTCACCATCGCCTGTCAATGGCATGGGCGTAGTGCCATTGAACCGATGACCGCCGATTTTCGTCTGGCATTGCTCTTTACCGCGGCACTCTCACTGGTCGCCATTATTGACTGTTTTACTCTACCGAGCGATGCCGGTTCGGCCGTTCTTGCTAAGAAAAAACAGCAGTGTCAGAGTTAA
- a CDS encoding methyl-accepting chemotaxis protein, whose product MALKKHVSSQEFATKLSTTPSASAQPKKEADELRKQARTLARKQQAAERIATATAELLAGLEENSSAMNQLRSSMEQIAVGAEESSSATKQSESAVSQMSRFIGEQATYAQQSKTIITSVEQEIISVAQKISDMVDNVQLSSERQNDSVKRMEELTQQAAKIGDAVKQVIHIADQTNLLALNAAIEAGRAGKHGKGFAVVADTVRTLAEKAETNAANIESLIKDISDGASMVSQGVKSSSEKAAQEVEKGKVVSSQLTDIRGEMGDLVRDADLLLNAAKEMSTAAELALKGSEMVSHSAQEQSAACEESLKTLDQQQMALDGAVNAAQALDELADDLRTSTDMSKSAEEVASAAEELSASIEEISRASTEIMGALRQINDGAKVMSSSVEEGITSLTQIEQGAKLGKERSTSGLTSCRAMLESIDSNKNTVDEMILAITESTNAARENLREMANMERISRQIDKIVDGISNVSIQTAMLAVNGAVEAARAGEFGKGFAVVSTDIQNLANDAAENAEQIKDQVKNIQDQINAVRKDLSDILNSVLEEANKAALTTKQLETVKESMNGVVDGSMKISQSAEGIEQSIIEARAGMQQIGSAAEEASQATNEASAAARQQSSSTDELASAIENIAAVADELQSF is encoded by the coding sequence ATGGCGCTGAAGAAACATGTATCGTCACAGGAATTTGCAACGAAACTCTCTACCACTCCGTCTGCATCAGCCCAACCCAAAAAAGAAGCAGATGAGCTGCGTAAACAAGCACGAACGTTAGCGCGTAAACAGCAAGCAGCAGAACGGATTGCAACCGCAACCGCTGAACTGCTCGCAGGTTTAGAAGAGAACTCTTCAGCGATGAACCAGCTGCGTTCATCAATGGAACAAATTGCGGTGGGGGCAGAAGAATCGTCATCTGCCACCAAGCAAAGTGAATCCGCTGTGTCGCAGATGAGCCGTTTTATCGGTGAACAGGCGACCTATGCCCAGCAATCGAAAACCATCATTACGTCGGTGGAACAAGAGATCATCTCTGTAGCGCAAAAAATCTCAGACATGGTCGACAACGTTCAGCTCTCCTCCGAACGCCAGAACGACTCCGTGAAACGCATGGAAGAGTTAACGCAACAAGCCGCTAAAATTGGCGATGCAGTGAAACAAGTTATTCATATTGCCGACCAAACCAACCTGCTCGCGTTAAACGCCGCGATCGAAGCAGGACGCGCTGGTAAACACGGTAAAGGATTTGCGGTCGTCGCAGATACCGTGCGCACTCTCGCTGAAAAAGCTGAAACCAACGCTGCCAATATCGAAAGCTTGATTAAAGACATTTCCGATGGCGCCTCTATGGTATCGCAAGGGGTGAAATCGAGCTCAGAAAAAGCCGCGCAAGAGGTCGAAAAAGGTAAGGTTGTGAGTAGCCAACTGACCGATATTCGTGGAGAGATGGGCGATTTGGTTCGCGATGCTGACCTGCTGCTCAATGCAGCAAAAGAGATGTCGACTGCGGCGGAATTAGCGCTTAAAGGTTCTGAGATGGTCTCCCATTCTGCTCAAGAACAATCAGCCGCCTGTGAAGAGAGCTTAAAAACCCTCGACCAGCAGCAGATGGCGCTTGATGGCGCGGTCAATGCCGCTCAAGCATTAGATGAACTGGCAGACGACCTGCGTACCTCAACTGATATGTCAAAATCGGCAGAGGAAGTGGCCTCTGCAGCAGAAGAACTGTCAGCCAGCATTGAAGAGATCAGTCGTGCCTCTACTGAAATCATGGGGGCGCTGCGTCAAATCAACGATGGCGCGAAAGTAATGTCATCCAGCGTTGAAGAAGGGATCACGAGCCTGACTCAAATCGAGCAAGGAGCCAAACTGGGTAAAGAACGTTCCACCAGCGGCCTCACCTCTTGCCGTGCCATGCTTGAAAGTATTGATAGCAACAAAAACACCGTCGATGAGATGATTCTCGCCATCACTGAGTCAACCAATGCCGCGCGTGAAAACCTGCGTGAGATGGCCAATATGGAGCGCATCTCTCGTCAAATTGACAAAATCGTCGATGGCATTTCCAACGTATCGATTCAAACCGCGATGCTGGCGGTCAACGGCGCGGTAGAAGCCGCACGAGCGGGTGAGTTCGGTAAAGGTTTTGCGGTGGTTTCTACCGACATTCAAAATCTGGCGAATGATGCAGCAGAGAACGCAGAGCAGATCAAAGACCAAGTGAAAAATATCCAAGACCAAATCAACGCCGTGCGCAAAGATTTGTCCGACATTCTCAACTCGGTATTAGAAGAAGCCAACAAAGCGGCACTCACCACCAAACAGCTCGAAACGGTCAAAGAGAGCATGAATGGCGTAGTCGATGGCAGTATGAAGATCTCCCAAAGCGCGGAAGGTATTGAGCAATCGATCATCGAAGCTCGGGCTGGCATGCAACAAATTGGCTCTGCCGCAGAAGAAGCATCGCAAGCAACCAATGAGGCCTCTGCTGCTGCAAGACAACAGAGCTCAAGCACTGACGAGCTGGCTTCCGCCATTGAAAATATTGCTGCCGTAGCTGACGAACTCCAATCCTTCTGA
- a CDS encoding chemotaxis protein CheW codes for MKEQTQDAIMENEEQLTQYVNFVLGDEFFAVPMTEVEEIIRQPVTFTVPLTPDYLTGLSNLRGQILPVLCLRSILEQPKAELTDATRVIVMKIAHTHVGFTVDRVLNVATPDPSTIKETNTAGGNIDAELIINTIHSDNNIIQVLNSQKLLGDSIHAEIERCSKRFGNSAMQAHDLEELDDDDSSMRQLVCCLVDGQEYAFYLEDTKEIVRIPENITRVPKAAKSILGLMNLRDKTLPLMSLRSLFGLPQIAFNESHRVLVVNFTNEGHVIPIGIVIDAVREVIRLHVSQLDPVPEIMKSMGQSTDISAICNLDEGGRTLSVVDVNNLFDSDTVGSLTDVVQQEGLEMSDMDDDLYSSEDDSTDTQLVIFKLDKEEFGISIHAVQEIIRIPSNISRVPRTDDFIEGVINLRGNVLPIVDLRKRFQLDEMERHDRQRILVVNLDRVSTGFVVDSVSEVLRIPESQLEFAPTLSEEQAKLMKQVVNYNQRMIGVLSADQLLNNTEMYKLYMAANEAEGLVN; via the coding sequence ATGAAGGAACAGACTCAAGACGCGATCATGGAAAACGAAGAGCAACTCACTCAATACGTCAACTTTGTATTGGGTGATGAATTCTTCGCGGTGCCAATGACCGAGGTAGAAGAGATCATTCGCCAACCGGTGACCTTTACCGTGCCACTGACGCCGGACTATCTCACCGGTTTGTCGAACCTACGTGGTCAAATTTTGCCCGTATTGTGCTTGCGCTCCATTTTGGAACAGCCTAAGGCCGAGTTAACCGATGCCACGCGCGTTATTGTGATGAAAATCGCTCACACTCACGTGGGGTTTACGGTCGACCGCGTGCTTAACGTCGCCACACCTGACCCCAGCACGATTAAAGAAACCAATACGGCCGGTGGCAATATTGATGCAGAGCTCATCATCAATACCATTCACTCCGACAACAATATTATCCAAGTACTTAACTCGCAAAAGCTACTGGGCGATTCCATCCATGCCGAGATTGAGCGCTGCTCAAAACGCTTTGGCAATTCGGCGATGCAAGCACACGATTTGGAAGAGTTGGATGATGATGACAGCTCGATGCGCCAATTGGTGTGCTGCCTTGTTGATGGTCAGGAGTACGCTTTCTATCTTGAAGACACCAAAGAGATTGTGCGCATTCCAGAAAACATCACGCGCGTACCTAAAGCAGCCAAGTCCATTTTGGGCTTGATGAATTTGCGTGATAAAACGCTGCCGTTGATGAGTCTGCGTTCTCTGTTCGGCTTGCCGCAAATCGCGTTTAACGAAAGCCACCGTGTTCTGGTCGTGAACTTTACCAATGAGGGGCATGTGATCCCCATCGGCATTGTGATTGATGCCGTACGGGAAGTGATTCGCCTACACGTTTCCCAATTAGACCCAGTCCCAGAAATCATGAAATCCATGGGGCAATCCACCGATATCTCAGCGATTTGCAATCTCGATGAAGGCGGTCGCACCTTGAGTGTTGTGGACGTAAACAATCTGTTTGATTCCGACACCGTTGGCTCACTAACGGATGTTGTACAGCAAGAGGGCTTAGAGATGAGTGACATGGACGACGACTTGTACAGCTCAGAGGATGACAGTACTGATACCCAGTTGGTCATTTTTAAATTGGACAAAGAAGAGTTCGGCATCTCCATCCATGCCGTACAAGAGATCATTCGCATTCCATCCAACATTAGCCGCGTACCACGCACAGACGATTTTATCGAAGGGGTGATTAACCTGCGCGGTAACGTATTACCAATTGTGGATTTGCGTAAACGCTTTCAACTCGATGAGATGGAACGCCACGATCGCCAACGCATTCTAGTGGTCAATTTAGACCGGGTATCGACCGGATTTGTGGTCGACTCGGTGAGTGAAGTGCTGCGTATTCCAGAATCACAACTGGAATTTGCGCCAACCCTAAGTGAAGAGCAGGCGAAACTGATGAAGCAGGTCGTCAACTACAATCAACGCATGATAGGCGTTCTGTCAGCCGACCAATTGCTCAACAATACCGAGATGTACAAGTTGTACATGGCAGCCAATGAGGCTGAAGGGTTAGTAAACTAA
- a CDS encoding chemotaxis protein CheB: MKILVVDDSALMRYTISHILSGIPNAQIQTSRDGVDALSKLHSWQPDVITLDMNMPKMDGMTCLSHIMAERPTPVVVLSSLTEEGALVTLEALYLGAVDYVCKPGGTVCNGLNQLEEEIRRKVTQAAGSKKAAVKASSSAHSEPLPAREPVQISYDRCRGVTIIGVSTGGPGCVERLARQLPLDYPQPVIICQHMPETFTAAFAKRLDKVLDIPVLEITGATELKAGCLYVCKGDRDCIVTERSGKLVAMPTPLDSRFVWHPSVSKLVESAQRTLGGKQLICVMMTGLGNDGAHEMAKVAQQHGIVMAQSPSSCVVDSMPKSLLTLCPEVTHAPPEELGRLLYHRAHTFSQEVTNGVN; encoded by the coding sequence ATGAAAATCTTAGTTGTCGATGACTCCGCGTTGATGCGTTACACCATCAGTCACATTTTGAGTGGCATTCCTAACGCGCAAATTCAAACATCGCGTGATGGCGTGGATGCGTTGTCCAAACTGCATTCGTGGCAGCCGGATGTCATTACCCTTGATATGAATATGCCCAAGATGGATGGCATGACCTGTTTAAGTCATATCATGGCAGAGCGTCCAACGCCTGTCGTGGTGCTCTCCTCCTTGACTGAAGAAGGTGCGTTGGTCACCTTAGAAGCGCTCTATTTAGGTGCAGTCGATTACGTCTGCAAACCAGGGGGAACGGTCTGTAATGGCCTAAATCAACTGGAAGAAGAGATTCGCCGCAAAGTAACTCAAGCGGCTGGCAGCAAAAAAGCCGCAGTCAAAGCCTCCAGTAGCGCGCATAGCGAACCATTACCCGCGCGCGAACCGGTACAGATAAGTTACGACCGCTGTCGTGGCGTGACCATTATTGGTGTCTCTACTGGCGGTCCTGGCTGTGTTGAACGCCTCGCTCGGCAGCTTCCGCTGGATTATCCCCAACCGGTGATCATCTGCCAGCATATGCCAGAAACCTTTACCGCCGCCTTTGCTAAACGGCTCGACAAAGTCCTCGATATTCCCGTATTGGAGATCACGGGGGCAACCGAACTCAAAGCGGGTTGCCTTTATGTGTGCAAAGGCGATCGCGATTGTATCGTTACCGAACGCAGCGGCAAGTTGGTCGCCATGCCTACCCCGCTTGATAGTCGGTTTGTTTGGCATCCTAGCGTTTCAAAGTTAGTCGAAAGTGCGCAGCGCACCTTAGGTGGCAAGCAGCTTATCTGCGTGATGATGACCGGACTTGGCAACGATGGCGCCCACGAAATGGCAAAAGTAGCGCAGCAGCACGGGATCGTCATGGCCCAATCGCCCAGCTCTTGTGTCGTTGATAGCATGCCCAAATCTTTGCTGACTTTGTGTCCCGAAGTCACTCATGCGCCGCCAGAAGAATTGGGTCGCCTGCTTTACCATCGTGCCCACACGTTCTCCCAAGAGGTGACCAATGGCGTTAATTAA
- a CDS encoding HEAT repeat domain-containing protein translates to MALIKQNKSLVSNEIEFEDVQLAPLTSIAKIQPQLQSGTEEEKIAALHDLDLFDSQAILPLLDDIIKLIEDEESTYLGEVAFSSLQTHLCDDVVQKLTCFLESESPFIRNQAIELLQNAPDLLAPYMSDLINNHNPDVRIFAVDILGLLPHQNVPEWIKQILRKEDHVNVIGAAIDRITQLADPSLLDDVKKTKQRFASVAYIQFACNVAINRLSSEG, encoded by the coding sequence ATGGCGTTAATTAAGCAAAATAAATCTTTGGTGTCCAACGAGATTGAATTTGAAGATGTGCAACTGGCACCACTGACTTCCATCGCCAAGATTCAACCGCAGTTACAAAGTGGCACAGAAGAGGAAAAAATCGCAGCGCTGCACGACCTTGACCTCTTTGATAGCCAAGCCATCTTGCCGCTGCTTGATGACATCATCAAGCTTATCGAGGATGAAGAGTCTACCTATCTAGGTGAAGTGGCGTTCTCCTCATTGCAAACCCACTTATGTGATGATGTGGTACAGAAGCTGACCTGTTTTTTGGAGTCGGAAAGCCCTTTCATTCGTAACCAAGCGATTGAATTACTTCAAAATGCGCCGGATCTGCTTGCTCCTTATATGAGTGACCTGATTAACAACCACAATCCCGATGTGCGGATTTTCGCTGTGGATATATTGGGACTTCTACCTCACCAGAACGTTCCTGAGTGGATCAAACAGATTCTGCGCAAAGAAGATCACGTCAACGTCATCGGCGCGGCCATCGACCGTATCACCCAATTGGCAGACCCGTCGCTCTTGGACGATGTGAAGAAAACCAAGCAGCGCTTTGCTTCGGTCGCGTACATTCAGTTTGCCTGTAATGTGGCAATTAACCGCTTGTCGAGTGAAGGATGA
- a CDS encoding CheR family methyltransferase, whose product MNEIHLAEADFYRFRDFFYQKTGIFFEDNKRYFVDKRIVQRIEETDHHSFRGYFTFLRFQSSGEELQALINSLTVNETYFFRETAQLESLVEETLNQLVHDNPNQLLRIWSIPCSSGEEPYSIVLFLLEYWPLLSQVDIEIVASDIDTEILKRAHQGRFSARAVKNLSAELITRYFTLEADGFYQICPEIRESVRFTKLNLSNRLEAKKLGQMDVIFCRNLLIYFDDVSRRNAIELFYEQLNPGGILFLGHSESMSRISSSFKIKRFKKSTGYIKPLKENMS is encoded by the coding sequence ATGAATGAGATTCATCTAGCCGAAGCAGATTTCTACCGGTTTCGTGATTTCTTTTACCAAAAAACCGGCATTTTCTTTGAAGACAACAAACGCTATTTCGTGGATAAGCGTATCGTGCAGCGAATTGAAGAGACCGATCATCACAGCTTTAGAGGCTATTTTACTTTCTTACGTTTTCAATCTTCGGGGGAAGAGCTGCAAGCGCTGATTAACTCGCTCACGGTCAACGAAACCTATTTCTTTCGTGAAACTGCGCAGTTGGAATCCCTGGTTGAAGAGACCTTAAACCAGCTGGTGCACGACAACCCAAATCAACTGCTGCGAATTTGGTCTATCCCTTGTTCTAGCGGTGAAGAGCCCTATTCGATTGTGCTGTTTTTATTGGAATACTGGCCACTGTTAAGCCAAGTCGATATTGAAATCGTCGCCTCTGATATCGATACCGAGATTTTAAAACGAGCCCATCAAGGCCGCTTTAGCGCCCGCGCCGTAAAAAATCTCTCAGCGGAACTGATCACCCGCTACTTCACTTTAGAAGCGGATGGGTTTTATCAGATTTGCCCTGAAATTCGCGAATCGGTGCGCTTTACTAAACTCAATTTAAGTAACCGTTTAGAAGCGAAGAAACTTGGACAGATGGACGTCATTTTCTGTCGCAACTTACTCATTTATTTCGATGATGTGTCGCGCCGCAACGCGATAGAACTTTTCTATGAACAGCTCAATCCCGGCGGGATCCTCTTTTTGGGTCACTCCGAATCGATGAGCCGGATTTCATCATCATTCAAAATTAAACGCTTTAAAAAATCGACGGGTTACATCAAACCGCTCAAGGAGAACATGTCATGA
- a CDS encoding response regulator gives MKKVMVVDDASTVRMYHKALLDEIGAFVIEAANGVEALERALEQPVDLFLVDINMPKMDGFTLVKELRSRENLADIPVIMISTEAQENDQIKSIDVGVNLYLVKPVNPEELQQTVTLMFGGL, from the coding sequence ATGAAAAAGGTCATGGTCGTAGATGATGCTTCAACAGTGCGTATGTATCACAAAGCCTTATTGGATGAGATCGGCGCGTTTGTCATTGAAGCGGCAAACGGTGTCGAAGCGTTAGAACGTGCTCTAGAGCAACCGGTCGATCTGTTTTTGGTTGATATCAACATGCCCAAAATGGATGGTTTCACCCTAGTGAAAGAGCTGCGCAGCCGGGAAAACTTAGCCGATATTCCGGTCATCATGATCTCAACGGAAGCGCAAGAAAATGACCAAATCAAAAGTATTGATGTTGGAGTCAATCTTTATCTGGTCAAACCGGTCAATCCAGAAGAATTACAACAAACTGTGACTTTAATGTTTGGGGGTCTGTAA